CGGTCACGCCCCCGATCAGGAAGTTGAACAGGAACCCCAGGGCGAAGAGCATCGGGGTGCGCAGCCACAGCCGGCCCATCCACAGGGTCCCCAGGGCGGCCAGGAACACGAGCCCCGTGGGGATGGAGATGAGCTCGGTGGTGGCCATGAAGGGGCCCAGCAGCGACTCCCGCATGCCGCTGGTGTAGAGGTGGTGCGCCCACACCACGAAGCTCAGCCCCACGATGCCCAGGAACCCTCCCACCACCCAGGGGTAGGCGTACAGGGGCTTGCGGGAGAAGTGGGTCAGCACCTCCAGGGCGACGCCGAAGGCGGGCAGGATCATGATGTAGACCGCCGGGTGGGAGTAGAACCAGAAGATGTGCTGGTACAGGAGGGGCATGCCTCCCCGGGCCGGGGCGAAGAACGCCATCCCCGCCTCCCGGTCCAGCAGGACCATCAGCAGCGCCGCCGCCAGGTACTGGGTGGCGGTGACGCTGATCAGCGACGCGGCGAACACCGACCACACGAAGATCGGCAGCCGCCGCCAGGACATGCCGGGAGCCCGCAGCCCCACGATGGTGGCCAGGAAATTGATCCCGCCCAGGATGGAGGACAGCCCGAAGGTGATCACCGCCAGGTTGAACAGGACCTGGCCGCTGGCGTTGACCACGCTGAGGGGCGGGTAGGCCGTCCACCCGGTGTCGAATCCGCCGGCCAAGGGCGTGGCCACCAGCAGCACCGCCACCGGCGGCACCAGCCAGTAACTGAGGGCGTTGAGCCGGGGGAAGGCCATGTCCTCGGCGCCGATCATCAGCGGCACCAGGTAGTTGCCGAAGCCGCCCAGGAGGGTGGCCACCGCCACGGCGATCATGATGATGCCGTGCAGGCTCATCAGGTGGGTGTAGGCGGCGGCTCCCATCACCGTCGGCCCGGGGGCGGCCAGCTCCACCCGCATCACCAGCGCCATCGCGCCCGCCACCACGAACAGCGCCACGAAGGTGACCAGGTACTGCACCCCGATCACCTTGTGGTCGGTGGTGAACCGGACGTAGCGCCGCCACGTGTGGTCGGGCTCGTGGCGCACCGGCAGCCCCACCCACCCCCGGGCCCAGGCCTCCCACAGACCGACGCCCAGCAGCCAGCCGGCCAGCCCGATCACGTAGCCGACGGTCACCCAGACCTCGGCCCGCGGGGGGCGCCCCACGGCCCACCCGGCCGCCAGCGTCGCCCCGGCGCCCAGCGCGAAACCGACCAGCCCCCACCCGATCCCGCGCGCGATCATGCGCACAGCCCGCTCACCTCGTGCCCCCTGCCCCCGCCTCCGCCGCCTACGGGGACCGGGCGCTCTCCGCCCACTCGCGAAACGCCTCCGGGTCCACCACCCGGACCGGCGAGGCCATCAGGTGGTGGCCCAGGCCGCACAGCTCGGCGCACTGGACCCGGAAGTTCACGTCGGCGGCCCGGTCGCCGACCCGGGTGGGCGTCACGTACACCGTCGTCACCATGCCGGGCACCGCGTCCACCTTCACCCGGAACGCCGGGATCCAGAACGAGTGGACCACGTCGGCGGCAGTCACCTCGAACCGCACTCGCCGGCCCACCGGCAGGACCAGCTCCCGGCTGGTGACGCCCGCGTCGGGATAGACGAACCGCCACACCCACCGGGAACCCTCCACCCGCACCACCAGGTCCGCATGGCGATCGGCGCGCAGCTCGGCCAGACCCCGCAGGCCGGGGTTGAAGATGACGTAGACGGCCAGGCCGCCCGTGACCGCCAGCCAGATCCACGGCACCGCCGAGCGCCCCCGCAGCGGGGGGCCGTCGTCGGGAGGTTCCCCGCGGCCGCGGAACGCCACCACCGAGTACGCGAGGGCGGCCAGCACGAACGTGAACACCGGGACCGCCAGCAGGAGGAGAAAGCGGAAGGCGTCGTCGATGATGCGGGCCTCCCGGGCGGCCGCCACCGGCAGCAGGTGGGCGCGTCCCGCCGCCAGCAGGCCCAGGACGGTCAGGACGCCCCACAGCACGGCCACCGCGCCCGCGTGCCGCGCCACCGGCCTCACCCCGCCTTCGCCATCCGGCCGCCCGCGGCCGGCACCCGCAGGAGGAACAGGCAGCGGGGATCGCCCCGCAGCAGGGACTCCCGCTGTTCCACCTCGGCGCGGGACAGCCGGGCCAGCAGGCGCCGGGCGATCTCACAGCACGCCGGGGACTCCCGGGCCGCCGGCAGCAACGGACAGCGCCGCAGGCTCACCTCGTAGCCGTCGGGGGCGATGCGGACCTGCGAGCGCCCCTCGCCGTCGAAGAGCACGGAAACGGCCGCGCGGATGCGGGCGCCGGGGTCGGGGATCTGCTCGATGGCCCGGTACTCGCTCTCCAGCGCCCCCACCACGCCGTCCACGACCTCCGCGGCGCGGTCCGGCCCCAGGGACTCCACCACGCGCAACAGCACGCCCAGAAATCTGGACGGATCGGCCGGGCCCGCGGAGGGTTCGGCGCGGCGGTAGGCGAACGCCGGCCGTCCGGGGCGGCCCCGGACGGCCATCTTCTCGACCAGGCCCTCCCGTTCCAGGGACGCCAGGTGCTGGCGCAGGGCGGACGGCGACAGCCCGA
This region of Armatimonadota bacterium genomic DNA includes:
- a CDS encoding cbb3-type cytochrome c oxidase subunit I — translated: MIARGIGWGLVGFALGAGATLAAGWAVGRPPRAEVWVTVGYVIGLAGWLLGVGLWEAWARGWVGLPVRHEPDHTWRRYVRFTTDHKVIGVQYLVTFVALFVVAGAMALVMRVELAAPGPTVMGAAAYTHLMSLHGIIMIAVAVATLLGGFGNYLVPLMIGAEDMAFPRLNALSYWLVPPVAVLLVATPLAGGFDTGWTAYPPLSVVNASGQVLFNLAVITFGLSSILGGINFLATIVGLRAPGMSWRRLPIFVWSVFAASLISVTATQYLAAALLMVLLDREAGMAFFAPARGGMPLLYQHIFWFYSHPAVYIMILPAFGVALEVLTHFSRKPLYAYPWVVGGFLGIVGLSFVVWAHHLYTSGMRESLLGPFMATTELISIPTGLVFLAALGTLWMGRLWLRTPMLFALGFLFNFLIGGVTGIFNADVPTDLHLQDTYFVVGHFHYTIVGGMIFALFSGLYYWFPKVTGRMYDERLGRVHFGWMFLAYNATFLPMFWAGVHGMNRRIADYPASLAGVNLWISVMAGLLGASILVFLFNVVRSWLRGPRAAANPWGARTLEWQVPSPPPEGNFPHPPQVVGDPYGYGVPGAVHAVMAAAGGSGEGRAHGL
- a CDS encoding cytochrome c oxidase subunit II; amino-acid sequence: MARHAGAVAVLWGVLTVLGLLAAGRAHLLPVAAAREARIIDDAFRFLLLLAVPVFTFVLAALAYSVVAFRGRGEPPDDGPPLRGRSAVPWIWLAVTGGLAVYVIFNPGLRGLAELRADRHADLVVRVEGSRWVWRFVYPDAGVTSRELVLPVGRRVRFEVTAADVVHSFWIPAFRVKVDAVPGMVTTVYVTPTRVGDRAADVNFRVQCAELCGLGHHLMASPVRVVDPEAFREWAESARSP
- a CDS encoding ArsR family transcriptional regulator; the encoded protein is MAAKDDILRRLPSAGGRTVRELATAVGLSPSALRQHLASLEREGLVEKMAVRGRPGRPAFAYRRAEPSAGPADPSRFLGVLLRVVESLGPDRAAEVVDGVVGALESEYRAIEQIPDPGARIRAAVSVLFDGEGRSQVRIAPDGYEVSLRRCPLLPAARESPACCEIARRLLARLSRAEVEQRESLLRGDPRCLFLLRVPAAGGRMAKAG